The window ataaagactgtttcttttagtttctgtttgattttgaagtgattttgcagaagaagaaaaagaagaagaagaagaaaccaaTGGTTTGAAGAAGAAGGAATTTTTGGAATGGAGAGCCAAAGAGTTGAAGAAACTTGTTCTGTTTATGGAATCAACAACAACAATCTTTCTTCAACTTTGATGTAATTTTTCTGTTTATCAGAAACTTGTTCTGTTTTTCTCTTCTAATGAATAATATGTGTTTAATTATCATTTTGATTACTTGTGCCCTTTCAGCAGTAATCATGATGGGCAATCTTTTGACTTTGGAGAATTGGAACAAGCAATTGTGCTACAAGGACTCGACGCGATGAATAAACTCGATCATTACGAACCTAAACAAAGTATGtatttgtcttttttcttttagttttgtgTAAGATTATCAGTCACGTTatttcgataaaaaaaaaaattaatggcatAGGGACAGAGAATAAGAATTATAACCAactagagagagaaagaggggATACATTTGCTGTTTtgatgaaaataataatttggaAGAAGTGTGTTGAATGGCATGAGTGTACAAACAAGGAAACTTGTAATCTGCTTACTGACTTCTCAATAACTTcaccaaaaaacaaaacaaacaaaaagcaGAAATAGGGTTTCTTTGGTTCCTTAATATCTTTGATGTTTACATATTTATCAAACAACTCTAAGTTAAGTACGGTCTTCTCTTTCTCGACTCCATTTGATTGTCAAACACACTGGGTTAATGAATCATTTTCCtactttatattttatttgtcgACGATTTCATAAGATTTTCTGTGACATTAACTAAGTGTGTTGGAAAGTGGCAACTCCTAATGGATTTTTTTTCACTGTTTTTACATATTACGGTCTCATTTCCTTAATGTCTTCAATTACTCACGCTTTCTATCATTCTTAAGCTTTGAAAAATtcttcatttatatatatatatatatatatgtatatatgtgtaaAATAAGAAAGTTGGGTATGATTTTGTGAGATTTGGTTTTTATGATACTTGGCAGGCTTTTTGTCAGGGAAGCCTGCAGCAACACTGGAAATGTTCCCCTCTTGGCCAATCAAATACCAACAAACTTCAAGAGTAAATTCTCTTTCTTTCCCTCTAAAGACCAAAAGatcaaaataaaaagtaaatctaaattgtttctttgttttcaatttttgaaaaaatgtgACAGGGAATTAGTTTGAGAAAAATAGAAGAGATGATGAGAGGATCAGGTAATTATAATAACAGtaataatgaagaagaagatcaaaTGGAAATATTGGAAAAAGATCACGAAGGTGAAGAAGAAAGTGAAATGAGTAATCGTTCAACTCCTCGAGAACAACATGAACATAGCTATAACACCTCCTgctttaatattattaataatattcaaCCTCATCAAGTTCTTATGGTCAGTACTGATGTTTCAACAACTGCACTTTCATCTCAACATCAGTACTCTCTTCAACAAAAGGttctccttctctctctctctctctctctatttaaAAGTTTGTACCTTTTACACTCTATGGTTAAATCTCTTTTAGCTccttgtttatttatttattttatgttaCTATGTATAATTCTATTTCTATCCATATACCTTCTCTCAATAAATTCattctttttatctttatattttaaaatatttattttggtctctattcttaatttgtaatttttgttcattttgttatatgtatttttaaaatattaatttttatttttatactttaaatttttgttcatttttctatcttttgaaaattaagaaaacGACTATTTAAATTcctttgaaatttaaataaataatggaTCAAAATGACATTTAAATCAAGTAATTTTCATGTAAGaaaaaatgtgtatatataccttttcaaaatttagagaaaaaaaatgctatatatatatataagttttttttttataaaaaatctaGAATAAAACGGGGGAAGTAattaaaatggtattttaatttttttccctcttagAACACAGATCCCAAGAACTATtagaaaatcaaataaaaaacagcagagatttttaataaattattataaatttatatttccTGTGATGGAATGTCTGACatgaaagaaagaaggaaagagcCATCAAAACCGAATGAGAGGAATCTTCACAGTATAcatacaacaacaacaataataaaatcaaattacaaaCTTTTTTCCTTAACCCCAAAATACCCATAGAcaaaaaacaattttattttattaagaaaataacAGTACATAAATGATTAAGCAGTAGGtctaattttgattaaaaatttatcatattaatatatatatatatatatatatatatatatatatataataattttcaaaatgtgACCAACAATGCAGAGAAAAGGACGTGGTTCAATTTCAACATCACAGAAACAACTTGACGCTAaggtatttttaatttattatcattataaatTACAAATTAACATTGTTATTTGTtcttgtctttttctttctctcttttaaaatatatatatatatatatatatatatatatatatatatataaaataaaaaaatttgaatttgtttatataGACATTGAGACGCTTAGCTCAAAACAGAGAGGCAGCGAGGAAGAGTCGACTAAGGAAGAAggttataattttaaattaatttgtgtgtgtgtgtgtgtgtgtgtgtgtttgtttgacattttaatttataaattagtaattaatgagatttgaatttaatatatggtgattaattattattatgattatgattattgTATAATTAAATAGGCTTACGTACAGCAACTTGAGAATAGTAGAATTAAGCTTACACAGCTCGAGCAACAATTTCAACAGGCACGATCTCAGGTTCTAAATatgtcaatttttattttttattttttgaatttagggtttagttTGAAAATGTTACTTTGTTACTCTAAAAGtagttttaaataaattaataaactCATTATATATGTcattaaataacaaaagaataattaacgtcttttttgttttatagGGTGCTGGCGGCGGCATTGTCAACCATGGTAAGCTTTTGCCAAATTATGAAGTTTCTATCTCTAAATTAAATGTGacttcattaattaattatcaagGAAAGAGATATGCCTAAAATGGGAGAAATAAATAGatttctctt is drawn from Cucumis melo cultivar AY chromosome 11, USDA_Cmelo_AY_1.0, whole genome shotgun sequence and contains these coding sequences:
- the LOC103497943 gene encoding transcription factor TGA2.3-like isoform X3 is translated as MESQRVEETCSVYGINNNNLSSTLISNHDGQSFDFGELEQAIVLQGLDAMNKLDHYEPKQSFLSGKPAATLEMFPSWPIKYQQTSRGISLRKIEEMMRGSGNYNNSNNEEEDQMEILEKDHEGEEESEMSNRSTPREQHEHSYNTSCFNIINNIQPHQVLMVSTDVSTTALSSQHQYSLQQKRKGRGSISTSQKQLDAKTLRRLAQNREAARKSRLRKKAYVQQLENSRIKLTQLEQQFQQGAGGGIVNHGSSAMWFDMEYVRWLEEEHRHTVELRGGLEAHVSDTELKVRVDACIYHYDQIFRLKGEAAKFDIFHLITGMWMSPAERCFLWIGGFRPSDLIKMLMSQLDPITEQQVMEIYKLQNSSQQAEDALSQGLDQLHQSLTDTVAAGPIIDGGINHMVLAMDKLSSLHGFLHQADILRQQTLHQLHRILTIRQAAKCFLVIGEYYSRLRALSSLWSSRLKEGIEDNSCQTSTHQQVHMVQPSHHYFSSSN
- the LOC103497943 gene encoding transcription factor TGA2.2-like isoform X1, giving the protein MESQRVEETCSVYGINNNNLSSTLISNHDGQSFDFGELEQAIVLQGLDAMNKLDHYEPKQSFLSGKPAATLEMFPSWPIKYQQTSRGISLRKIEEMMRGSGNYNNSNNEEEDQMEILEKDHEGEEESEMSNRSTPREQHEHSYNTSCFNIINNIQPHQVLMVSTDVSTTALSSQHQYSLQQKRKGRGSISTSQKQLDAKTLRRLAQNREAARKSRLRKKAYVQQLENSRIKLTQLEQQFQQARSQGAGGGIVNHGSSAMWFDMEYVRWLEEEHRHTVELRGGLEAHVSDTELKVRVDACIYHYDQIFRLKGEAAKFDIFHLITGMWMSPAERCFLWIGGFRPSDLIKMLMSQLDPITEQQVMEIYKLQNSSQQAEDALSQGLDQLHQSLTDTVAAGPIIDGGINHMVLAMDKLSSLHGFLHQADILRQQTLHQLHRILTIRQAAKCFLVIGEYYSRLRALSSLWSSRLKEGIEDNSCQTSTHQQVHMVQPSHHYFSSSN
- the LOC103497943 gene encoding transcription factor TGA2.2-like isoform X2 is translated as MESQRVEETCSVYGINNNNLSSTLINHDGQSFDFGELEQAIVLQGLDAMNKLDHYEPKQSFLSGKPAATLEMFPSWPIKYQQTSRGISLRKIEEMMRGSGNYNNSNNEEEDQMEILEKDHEGEEESEMSNRSTPREQHEHSYNTSCFNIINNIQPHQVLMVSTDVSTTALSSQHQYSLQQKRKGRGSISTSQKQLDAKTLRRLAQNREAARKSRLRKKAYVQQLENSRIKLTQLEQQFQQARSQGAGGGIVNHGSSAMWFDMEYVRWLEEEHRHTVELRGGLEAHVSDTELKVRVDACIYHYDQIFRLKGEAAKFDIFHLITGMWMSPAERCFLWIGGFRPSDLIKMLMSQLDPITEQQVMEIYKLQNSSQQAEDALSQGLDQLHQSLTDTVAAGPIIDGGINHMVLAMDKLSSLHGFLHQADILRQQTLHQLHRILTIRQAAKCFLVIGEYYSRLRALSSLWSSRLKEGIEDNSCQTSTHQQVHMVQPSHHYFSSSN